A genomic window from Agrobacterium larrymoorei includes:
- a CDS encoding ABC transporter permease, which translates to MAAIAEASAIPVEKIAKSPGFWNGVLTRLRRDPVAMVALAILVLLILMAIFAPYLAPYDPAKGSVIRRLKPIGTPGYILGTDELGRDMLSRLIYGARLSLLMGVIPVPIAFVIGSAIGIIAGYAGGVTNTLIMRTIDVFYAFPSVLLAVALSGALGSGLTNALVSLTVVFIPQIARVAESVTTQVRKLDYVDAARASGAPAFTIVRVHILGNVLGPIFVFATSLISVSMILASGLSFLGLGVRPPDAEWGLMLNTLRTAIYTNPLVAALPGVMIFITSICFNLFSDGLRTAMDVKA; encoded by the coding sequence ATGGCCGCAATAGCCGAAGCATCCGCAATTCCCGTCGAGAAAATCGCCAAGTCCCCCGGCTTCTGGAACGGCGTTCTCACACGCCTTCGTCGTGATCCCGTTGCCATGGTGGCGCTTGCGATCCTCGTCCTTCTCATCCTCATGGCCATTTTCGCGCCTTATCTGGCGCCCTACGATCCGGCGAAGGGCAGCGTGATCCGCAGACTCAAGCCCATCGGAACACCCGGCTATATCCTCGGCACCGACGAGCTTGGACGTGACATGCTTTCACGCCTCATCTACGGCGCGCGGCTGTCGCTTCTCATGGGCGTCATCCCCGTACCCATCGCCTTTGTCATCGGTTCGGCGATCGGCATTATCGCCGGCTACGCGGGCGGGGTGACCAACACGCTGATCATGCGGACCATCGACGTGTTCTACGCCTTCCCTTCGGTGCTGCTGGCGGTTGCACTGTCCGGCGCGCTTGGCTCCGGCCTGACCAATGCGCTCGTTTCCCTCACGGTCGTTTTCATCCCGCAGATCGCCCGTGTCGCAGAAAGCGTCACCACCCAGGTCCGCAAGCTGGACTATGTGGATGCCGCCCGCGCTTCCGGGGCTCCCGCCTTCACCATCGTCAGGGTCCATATTCTTGGCAACGTGCTCGGACCGATCTTCGTCTTCGCAACGAGCCTGATTTCCGTATCGATGATCCTTGCGTCGGGTCTCTCCTTCCTCGGGCTTGGCGTGCGTCCGCCCGATGCCGAATGGGGGCTGATGCTGAACACGCTGCGCACGGCCATCTATACAAACCCACTCGTTGCGGCATTGCCCGGCGTGATGATCTTTATCACCTCGATCTGCTTCAACCTTTTCTCAGACGGGCTGCGCACAGCCATGGACGTGAAGGCATGA